The nucleotide sequence CTGGTGCGCTTCGCACGCAGCCAAAAGATTCTCTGCCAAGGCCGCGGCTCGGCAGCCAACTCGGCCGTCTGCTACTGCCTCGGCATCACCTCCGTCGACCCGGCGAAGATCGAGCTTCTGTTCGAACGCTTCGTCTCCGCCGAGCGCGGCGAGCCGCCCGACATCGACGTCGATTTCGAGCATGAACGGCGCGAGGAGGTGATCCAGTACGTCTACGCGAAGTACGGGCGCGACCGTGCCGGCCTGGCGGCAACGGTGATCTGCTATCGCAGCCGCGGCGCCGTACGTGAGGTCGGCAAGGCGCTCGGCCTGTCGGAGGACACCGTGACCGCACTCGCCGGCTCGATCTGGGGCTGGTCGAGCGAGGGGGTGGAAGAAGCTCAGGTGCGCGAACTGGGCCTCGACCCGGAGTCGCCTCGGCTGGCCCTGGTCCTCGAACTCACCCGCGAGCTGATCGGCTTTCCCCGACATCTCTCCCAGCATGTCGGCGGCTTCGTCATGACGCGCGGCCCGCTCGACGAGGTGGTGCCGATCGAGAACGCGGCGATGGCGGACCGGACGGTCATCGAGTGGGACAAGGACGACCTGGAATCTCTTGGCCTGCTCAAGGTCGATGTGCTGGCGCTCGGCATGCTGACGTGCCTGCGCAAGGGTTTCGCCCTGCTGCAGCGCCACTATGGCCGGATGCTGGATCTCGCCGAAGTGCCGCAGGACGATCCGGCGGTCTATGACATGCTCAGCGATGCGGATTCTTTGGGCGTGTTCCAGGTGGAGTCGCGCGCGCAGATGAACATGCTGCCGCGGCTGCGGCCCAAGATTTTCTACGACCTGGTGATCCAGGTTGCGATCGTGCGACCCGGCCCGATCCAGGGCGACATGGTTCATCCCTATCTACGGCGGCGCAAAGGCGAAGAACCTGTCGAGTTTCCGTCGCAGGAGCTGGCGGAGGTGCTGGAACGAACCCTGGGTGTCCCCTTGTTCCAGGAGCAGGCGATGAAGATCGCCATCGTCGCGGCGGGCTTCACGCCGAGCGAAGCCGATCGGCTCCGTCGTGCCATGGCAACCTTCCGCAAGCTCGGCATCATCCACGAGTTTCGCGGCAAGCTGATCGACGGCATGACCAAGAACGGCTACGACCGCGGCTTCGCGGAACGCTGCTTCAAGCAGATCGAGGGGTTCGGCACCTACGGCTTCCCGGAAAGCCATGCCGCCAGCTTCGCCCAGCTGGTCTACGTCTCGGCCTGGATGAAGTGCCACTACCCGGCGGTCTTCGCCTGCGCACTGCTGAACAGCCAGCCGATGGGTTTCTATGCGCCGGCGCAGATCGTCCGGGATGCACGCGACCACGGGGTCGAAGTGCTGGAACCCGACGTCAATGCCTCCGACTGGGACTGCACGCTGGAGCCGGCGCGTGCCGGCCCGGGCATGGCCTTGCGGTTGGGCCTGCGGCAGATCAAGGGCCTGTCCCCCGCCGAGGCCGAGCGCCTGGTCGCGCGCCGCGGCAACGGCTACCCGGATCCACTGAGTCTCTGGCGCAAGGGCGAGGTCGGCGCGAGGGCCTTGGAAGCGCTGGCCCGCGCCGACGCCTTCCGCTCCATGGGCCTCGACCGGCGCGAAGCGCTTTGGGCGGTCAAAGGGTTGCCCAAGGCCGATCCGCTTCCGCTCTTCGCCGCCATGAACGAAGAGGAGCGCGGACCGGATCCCGAGGTTC is from Algihabitans albus and encodes:
- a CDS encoding error-prone DNA polymerase; amino-acid sequence: MRRVAHPAYAELVAATNFSFLRAGSHPEELVTAAKALGLAALGIADRNSLAGVVRAHTAAEEAELPLLVGSRLVPRDGPEVICYPKDRPAYGRLCKLLTLGKRRAAKGECDLSFAEIVAFLPDQVAILLSPDRPDAVFEAHLGALVRAAPGDVYLGASWRHRGDDARRLTRLAEIAARCAAPLVAVGEVLLHHPARKPLLDTLTCIREGVTIDTAGWRLEANAERHLKSAEDMARLFSAWPEALSRTLEIAGKCRFKLDELTYEYPIEKGQRGRTPQQELEHLTWEGAAERYPQGLPQKVRTAVTYELNLIAGLNYAAYFLTVYDLVRFARSQKILCQGRGSAANSAVCYCLGITSVDPAKIELLFERFVSAERGEPPDIDVDFEHERREEVIQYVYAKYGRDRAGLAATVICYRSRGAVREVGKALGLSEDTVTALAGSIWGWSSEGVEEAQVRELGLDPESPRLALVLELTRELIGFPRHLSQHVGGFVMTRGPLDEVVPIENAAMADRTVIEWDKDDLESLGLLKVDVLALGMLTCLRKGFALLQRHYGRMLDLAEVPQDDPAVYDMLSDADSLGVFQVESRAQMNMLPRLRPKIFYDLVIQVAIVRPGPIQGDMVHPYLRRRKGEEPVEFPSQELAEVLERTLGVPLFQEQAMKIAIVAAGFTPSEADRLRRAMATFRKLGIIHEFRGKLIDGMTKNGYDRGFAERCFKQIEGFGTYGFPESHAASFAQLVYVSAWMKCHYPAVFACALLNSQPMGFYAPAQIVRDARDHGVEVLEPDVNASDWDCTLEPARAGPGMALRLGLRQIKGLSPAEAERLVARRGNGYPDPLSLWRKGEVGARALEALARADAFRSMGLDRREALWAVKGLPKADPLPLFAAMNEEERGPDPEVRLPKLSESEHVVQDYASLRLSLKAHPLVFLRDELTAEGYGNTAALHQAADGQRLSVAGLVLVRQRPGSAKGVIFITLEDETGIANLVVWPDVFQRFRATVLKASLLGVTGKVQRTGKVIHLVAETLVDQTERLATLEVRPRNLIATLMPAAGSQGSAETGTDPTGVIFQRAITSVDEVKHPIPEQRKPKRLKLQQSRDFH